A window from Candidatus Methylomirabilota bacterium encodes these proteins:
- a CDS encoding glycosyltransferase, with protein MTNSLEDYRKVTPPGSVDLLYHMSEKVKGKSLLNINSTRSGGGVAEILNRLVPMLNELEIKVGWEIMQGSEGFFKVTKAFHNALQGRDPGISDRMYQLYIEENRENAKRLTFDADMILVHDLQPAALIDYADRAGKWVWRCHIDISHPARRVWRFLKNYVLKYDAAIFSLPTFAQKLPIPKFLIYPSIDPLSDKNRDLSRREVNKILDRLDIPRDKPILLQVSRFDRFKDPVGVIQAYRIVKKYNDCRLILVGGGAADDPEGDMVLQEVREAAGQDPDIHVLLLPPDSNIEVNALQRAATVVLQKSLREGFGLTVAEAMWKGKPVVGGFAGGITVQIMYYHTGYTVSSVEGAAFRVRHLLNNPEIGRKMGNDAKEYVRRNFLITRHLADYLTLMAALTNGR; from the coding sequence GTGACAAATAGCCTTGAGGATTATCGGAAAGTGACTCCTCCGGGGTCGGTGGATCTTCTCTATCACATGAGTGAGAAGGTAAAGGGAAAGAGTCTCCTCAACATTAACTCGACCCGGTCCGGGGGTGGCGTGGCGGAGATATTGAACCGGCTCGTCCCCATGCTCAACGAACTCGAAATAAAGGTCGGGTGGGAGATCATGCAAGGAAGTGAGGGATTCTTTAAAGTGACCAAGGCTTTTCACAACGCGCTGCAGGGTCGGGACCCGGGAATCAGCGACCGCATGTATCAGCTCTATATCGAGGAAAACCGTGAAAACGCCAAGCGTCTCACTTTTGACGCTGACATGATATTGGTCCACGATCTCCAGCCCGCTGCCCTTATTGATTACGCCGACCGGGCGGGCAAATGGGTCTGGCGGTGTCATATCGATATCTCGCACCCCGCGCGCCGGGTGTGGCGGTTCCTCAAAAACTATGTGCTGAAATACGATGCCGCCATTTTCTCGCTGCCTACCTTCGCTCAGAAGCTCCCGATCCCGAAGTTCCTCATCTATCCTTCAATCGACCCGTTGAGCGACAAAAATCGCGATCTGAGCCGAAGAGAGGTGAACAAGATCCTAGATAGATTGGACATTCCACGTGACAAGCCGATCTTGTTACAGGTCTCTCGCTTTGACCGGTTCAAGGACCCCGTGGGGGTGATTCAGGCCTACCGGATCGTGAAGAAGTACAATGATTGTCGTCTCATATTGGTGGGGGGCGGCGCAGCTGATGATCCTGAGGGGGACATGGTCCTCCAAGAGGTCAGGGAGGCTGCCGGCCAAGATCCGGACATTCACGTCCTGTTACTTCCTCCGGACTCAAACATCGAGGTCAATGCCCTGCAGCGGGCCGCGACCGTTGTGCTTCAAAAATCCCTCAGGGAGGGCTTTGGACTGACCGTCGCCGAGGCTATGTGGAAAGGGAAACCGGTCGTCGGCGGTTTCGCCGGCGGGATCACGGTGCAGATCATGTACTACCACACGGGCTACACGGTGAGTTCCGTCGAGGGTGCGGCGTTCCGGGTCCGACATCTGCTCAACAACCCGGAGATTGGTCGGAAGATGGGGAACGATGCCAAGGAGTATGTCCGACGCAATTTTCTCATCACACGCCACCTGGCAGACTACCTGACACTGATGGCCGCTCTGACCAACGGGCGGTAG
- a CDS encoding DUF5752 family protein translates to MHAAVSPPFEFVGCTELREILGVKAEDEVQLLDLLEEVPIESIYYHTHEYFLRHQFLLGPYPNDFATWVATQVRDRVLGERLGVIDPYEFETLEDLREALISVMEDHLSKMLAVPRVDDGEPFYFMLSRMVEVPTETVARTLQELRDGIARLDTSAIYFHFYAARIRRNRRDSDFTIWAEEGLHMPELAQHLRAINPYIFSLEQLRKRLVEICDTFLNGGSRER, encoded by the coding sequence ATGCATGCGGCTGTCAGTCCTCCCTTTGAATTCGTCGGATGCACAGAACTCCGAGAGATCCTGGGGGTGAAGGCGGAGGACGAGGTCCAACTTTTAGATCTCTTGGAGGAAGTTCCCATCGAGTCAATCTACTACCACACCCATGAATACTTCCTCAGACACCAGTTCCTGTTGGGGCCCTATCCCAACGATTTTGCCACCTGGGTGGCCACCCAGGTCCGAGATCGAGTGCTGGGAGAGCGGCTGGGGGTTATCGATCCATATGAGTTCGAGACCCTCGAAGATCTTCGTGAGGCCCTCATTAGCGTCATGGAAGATCACCTCTCGAAAATGCTTGCTGTCCCCCGGGTCGATGATGGAGAGCCCTTTTACTTTATGCTGTCCCGCATGGTCGAGGTCCCCACGGAGACGGTCGCGCGGACTCTGCAAGAGTTGAGGGATGGGATCGCCAGGTTGGATACCAGTGCCATCTACTTCCACTTCTACGCGGCTCGGATCCGACGGAACCGCCGGGATAGCGATTTTACTATCTGGGCCGAAGAGGGATTGCATATGCCAGAGCTGGCCCAACACCTCCGAGCCATTAACCCGTACATCTTCAGTCTGGAGCAACTTCGGAAACGTCTCGTGGAGATCTGCGACACTTTCTTGAACGGGGGGAGCAGAGAACGGTGA